A genome region from Akkermansiaceae bacterium includes the following:
- a CDS encoding GDP-L-fucose synthase — protein sequence MNKLFISGHRGMVGSALVRKAAALGIETLIATRSELDLTSQADVFDFLKRNAPDTVIIAAAKVGGIHANSTYPADFIYENLAIASNLIEGSRRAGIPRVLFLGSSCIYPKMAPQPMPESCLLTSPLEVTNEAYAIAKIAGLKMCQHYRAQHGLLYHSAMPTNLYGPGDNYHAENSHVIPALIRRFHEAKESEAPSVTIWGTGTPCREFLHTDDLAAACFHLLSLPNPPDWVNVGTGSDLTILDLAKLVAKTTGYSGEILTDPTKPDGTPKKLLDISLIESTGWTPEIPFETGLAEAYGDFLASLASGAARL from the coding sequence ATGAATAAACTCTTCATCTCCGGCCACCGCGGCATGGTCGGCTCCGCACTCGTCCGAAAGGCCGCTGCTCTCGGCATCGAGACGCTCATCGCCACCCGCTCCGAGCTCGACCTGACATCTCAGGCCGATGTCTTCGATTTCCTGAAACGCAACGCACCGGACACGGTCATCATCGCCGCCGCGAAGGTCGGCGGCATCCATGCGAACTCCACCTACCCCGCCGATTTCATCTACGAGAACCTCGCTATCGCCTCAAACCTCATCGAGGGCTCACGCCGCGCCGGCATCCCCCGCGTCCTGTTCCTCGGATCCTCCTGCATCTACCCGAAAATGGCTCCCCAGCCGATGCCGGAAAGCTGCCTCCTGACCTCGCCGCTGGAGGTCACCAACGAGGCATACGCCATCGCCAAGATCGCCGGGCTGAAAATGTGCCAGCACTACCGCGCCCAGCACGGCCTGCTCTACCATTCCGCCATGCCCACCAACCTCTACGGCCCGGGCGACAACTACCACGCGGAGAACTCCCACGTGATCCCCGCCCTCATCCGCCGCTTCCACGAGGCGAAGGAAAGCGAGGCTCCCTCCGTCACGATCTGGGGCACAGGCACCCCTTGCCGCGAGTTCCTCCACACCGACGATCTCGCCGCCGCCTGCTTCCACCTCCTCTCCCTGCCCAATCCACCCGACTGGGTCAACGTCGGCACCGGCTCCGATCTCACCATCCTCGACCTTGCGAAACTCGTCGCGAAAACCACCGGCTACAGCGGCGAGATACTCACCGACCCTACCAAGCCCGACGGCACCCCGAAGAAACTTCTCGATATCTCCCTCATCGAATCCACCGGCTGGACGCCGGAGATCCCCTTCGAAACCGGCCTCGCGGAAGCATACGGGGATTTCCTCGCCTCCCTCGCCAGCGGCGCGGCAAGGCTCTGA
- a CDS encoding UDP-glucose 6-dehydrogenase — translation MKISSICCLGAGYVGGPTMAMIAAKCPDIQVTVCDMNQARIDAWNSDTLPVYEPGLREVVESARGRNLHFTTDLKPAITAADLIFVCVGTPTKSYGIGAGRAADLRYIESAARLIAEVSEGNKIIVEKSTIPVKTATAIQTIISANSTGNATFQVLSNPEFLAEGTAVSDMENPDRILIGGEQTPEGQKALQALVDVYATWVPRERIITTNLWSSELSKLVANAFLAQRISSINSISALCEATGADVDEVARAIGYDSRIGPKFLKASVGFGGSCFQKDILNLVYLCESFNLPEAAAYWRSVVTMNDWQKSRFVEKIVRTLFNTVSGKRIAILGFAFKKDTNDTRESAAIHIVRDLVAENAHVAIYDPRVTKETIHRDLLEVGVPQDIIDFNIEIAESPYEAVTGAHALATLTEWDEFRTLDLPRVYDLMLKPAFVFDGRAILPAEALAKHGFETFIIGKGS, via the coding sequence ATGAAAATATCTTCCATCTGCTGCCTCGGCGCCGGTTACGTCGGCGGCCCGACCATGGCGATGATCGCCGCGAAATGCCCCGACATCCAGGTCACGGTCTGCGACATGAACCAGGCGCGCATCGATGCCTGGAACTCAGATACGCTCCCGGTCTATGAGCCGGGTCTCAGGGAGGTCGTGGAATCCGCGCGCGGGAGGAACCTCCATTTCACCACCGACCTCAAGCCCGCGATCACCGCCGCCGACCTCATTTTCGTCTGCGTCGGCACCCCCACGAAATCCTACGGCATCGGCGCAGGCCGCGCGGCCGACCTCCGCTACATCGAGTCCGCCGCCCGCCTGATCGCGGAAGTCTCCGAGGGCAACAAGATCATCGTCGAGAAATCCACCATCCCGGTCAAGACCGCCACCGCGATCCAGACCATCATCTCCGCCAACTCCACCGGCAACGCCACTTTCCAAGTCCTCTCCAACCCCGAGTTCCTTGCCGAAGGCACCGCCGTCTCCGACATGGAGAACCCCGACCGCATACTCATCGGCGGCGAGCAAACCCCGGAAGGCCAGAAAGCCCTCCAAGCGCTCGTTGACGTCTATGCCACCTGGGTGCCCCGCGAACGCATCATCACCACCAACCTCTGGTCTTCCGAACTCTCCAAGCTCGTCGCCAACGCCTTCCTCGCCCAACGCATCTCATCCATCAACTCCATCTCCGCACTCTGCGAGGCGACCGGCGCCGACGTCGATGAGGTCGCCCGCGCCATCGGCTACGACTCACGCATCGGCCCGAAATTCCTCAAAGCCTCGGTCGGCTTCGGCGGCTCCTGCTTCCAGAAGGACATCCTCAACCTCGTCTATCTCTGCGAGTCCTTCAACCTCCCCGAAGCCGCCGCATACTGGCGCTCCGTCGTCACCATGAACGACTGGCAGAAGTCCCGCTTCGTCGAAAAGATCGTCCGCACCCTTTTCAACACGGTCTCGGGCAAACGCATCGCCATCCTCGGCTTCGCCTTCAAGAAAGACACCAACGACACCCGCGAATCCGCAGCCATCCACATCGTCCGCGACCTCGTCGCCGAGAACGCCCACGTCGCCATCTACGATCCACGCGTCACCAAGGAAACGATACACCGCGACCTCCTCGAGGTCGGCGTCCCCCAGGATATCATCGACTTCAACATCGAGATCGCCGAGAGTCCCTACGAGGCGGTCACCGGCGCACACGCCCTGGCCACCCTCACCGAGTGGGACGAGTTCCGCACCCTCGATCTCCCCAGAGTCTACGACCTCATGCTCAAGCCCGCCTTCGTTTTCGACGGCCGCGCCATCCTCCCCGCTGAAGCCCTGGCAAAACACGGCTTCGAAACCTTCATCATTGGCAAAGGAAGCTGA
- a CDS encoding WecB/TagA/CpsF family glycosyltransferase: MRVQPVIGLPVAATDYAGAVAWILEKAARADRPYAVEAANTHVAALYRSDPAFHESLEKFDLITPDGMPLVWSVNAQLPAGEKLTDRVYGPTLMLETIRATQGKQEFRHFLLGGKQSTLDKLASKFSSEFPGAVISGSHSPPFGEWPGDETENIIRKIQESGANLVWVGLGCPKQEHWIARNKHLLPPAVYFGIGAAFAFHAGEVKQSPPILQKLGLEWAYRLAMEPRRLFKRYLTYNTLFLFHTLRGQMRD; this comes from the coding sequence TTGAGAGTTCAGCCCGTCATCGGCCTCCCTGTGGCCGCAACCGACTACGCCGGCGCGGTGGCCTGGATCCTCGAAAAAGCAGCCCGCGCAGACCGCCCCTACGCCGTCGAGGCCGCCAACACCCACGTCGCCGCCCTTTACCGTTCGGATCCCGCCTTCCATGAATCGCTGGAAAAATTCGACCTCATCACCCCTGACGGAATGCCCCTCGTCTGGTCGGTCAACGCCCAGCTCCCCGCAGGGGAAAAACTAACAGACCGCGTCTACGGGCCGACCCTGATGCTTGAGACCATCAGAGCCACCCAGGGCAAACAGGAATTCCGCCACTTCCTCCTCGGTGGCAAACAATCCACCCTCGACAAGCTCGCCTCCAAGTTTTCCTCGGAGTTTCCCGGTGCCGTCATCTCCGGCAGCCACTCCCCCCCCTTCGGCGAATGGCCGGGGGACGAAACGGAAAACATCATCCGAAAAATCCAAGAATCCGGAGCCAACCTCGTCTGGGTCGGCCTCGGCTGCCCGAAACAGGAACATTGGATCGCCCGCAACAAGCACCTGCTCCCCCCCGCCGTCTATTTCGGCATCGGCGCCGCCTTCGCCTTCCACGCCGGCGAGGTGAAACAGTCCCCCCCCATCCTCCAGAAACTCGGCCTCGAATGGGCCTACCGCCTCGCCATGGAGCCCCGCCGCCTCTTCAAACGCTACCTCACCTACAACACGCTCTTCCTCTTCCACACCCTCCGCGGCCAAATGCGCGACTGA
- the cysC gene encoding adenylyl-sulfate kinase, translated as MNIFPETHRFLNRHDKESLLQQRGLAVWMCGLSGSGKSTIANAAERVLHKQGRFTIILDGDNVRSGLNANLGFSDQDRLENIRRLAEITKILVENGVIVFISAITPRGELRDLARGIVGEQNLFETYVKATYETCEQRDVKGLYAKAARGEIEHFTGKDGSFEPPQSPDLTLDTESLTIEDAAIELVEAILPKVSQSLP; from the coding sequence ATGAACATTTTCCCAGAAACCCACCGCTTCCTCAACCGCCACGACAAGGAATCCCTCCTCCAGCAGCGCGGCCTTGCCGTCTGGATGTGCGGACTCTCCGGCTCGGGGAAATCCACCATCGCCAACGCCGCCGAGCGCGTTCTACACAAACAGGGCCGCTTCACCATCATCCTCGACGGCGACAACGTCCGCTCCGGCCTCAACGCAAACCTAGGATTCTCCGACCAGGATCGCCTCGAAAACATCCGCCGCCTCGCCGAGATCACCAAAATCCTCGTCGAGAACGGCGTCATCGTCTTCATCTCCGCCATCACCCCGCGCGGCGAGCTCCGCGACCTCGCCCGCGGCATCGTCGGCGAGCAGAACCTCTTCGAGACCTACGTCAAGGCCACCTACGAAACCTGCGAGCAGCGCGACGTAAAAGGCCTCTACGCCAAGGCCGCGCGCGGCGAGATCGAGCACTTCACCGGCAAGGACGGCTCCTTCGAGCCCCCCCAAAGCCCCGACCTCACCCTCGATACGGAATCCCTCACGATCGAGGACGCCGCCATCGAGCTTGTGGAGGCCATCCTGCCAAAAGTCTCCCAATCCCTGCCTTGA
- a CDS encoding four helix bundle protein has product MRLSEELRTRTKDFASSVIRIFVALPRQRDEVNVLAKQMLRSGTSVAAHAREASRARSDSELCSKLDGLLQEADETQLWLELLIEDCSVKDEPLPAAHREAGELIAIFTTIVSRVRRSL; this is encoded by the coding sequence ATGCGTCTATCGGAAGAACTCAGAACGCGGACAAAGGACTTCGCATCATCGGTAATACGGATATTCGTCGCTCTCCCGCGCCAACGGGATGAAGTAAACGTCCTCGCAAAACAGATGCTCCGGTCGGGCACATCCGTCGCCGCACACGCCCGCGAGGCGTCCCGCGCACGCTCCGATTCCGAACTCTGTTCCAAACTCGACGGCCTTCTCCAGGAAGCAGACGAGACGCAACTTTGGCTAGAACTCCTGATCGAAGACTGTAGCGTTAAGGATGAACCCTTGCCCGCCGCCCACAGGGAAGCCGGTGAACTCATCGCAATCTTCACAACCATCGTATCAAGAGTGAGGCGCAGCCTCTGA
- the gmd gene encoding GDP-mannose 4,6-dehydratase — protein sequence MKKALITGITGQDGSYLAEFLLEKGYEVHGIKRRASLFNTQRIDHIYEDPHVEHSRFKLHYGDLTDSSNLTRIISEIQPDEVYNLGAQSHVAVSFEAPEYTADVDAMGTLRLLEAIRFLGLEKKTRFYQASTSELYGLVQEIPQKETTPFYPRSPYAVAKMYAYWITVNYRESYGIYACNGILFNHESPRRGETFVTRKITRAMANIAQGLEKCLFLGNMDALRDWGHAKDYVRMQWMMLQQETPDDFVIATGKQISVREFVRMSAKEAGIELEFSGAGVDETATVSSANPDLAPAVKPGDVIVRVDPRYFRPAEVETLLGDPTKAKEKLGWIPEITVEEMCAEMVASDLNTARQNSLLKSHGHHIPVSKE from the coding sequence ATGAAAAAAGCACTCATCACCGGCATCACCGGCCAAGACGGTTCCTATCTCGCGGAATTCCTCCTCGAAAAAGGCTATGAAGTCCACGGCATCAAGCGCCGCGCATCCCTGTTCAACACCCAGCGCATCGACCACATCTACGAAGACCCCCACGTCGAGCACTCGCGCTTCAAGCTCCACTACGGCGATCTGACGGACTCCTCGAACCTCACCCGCATCATTTCCGAGATCCAGCCGGATGAGGTCTACAACCTCGGCGCACAGTCCCACGTCGCCGTTTCCTTCGAAGCACCCGAATACACTGCGGACGTCGATGCCATGGGCACCCTGCGCCTGCTCGAAGCCATCCGTTTCCTCGGCCTCGAAAAGAAAACCCGTTTCTACCAGGCCTCCACCTCGGAGCTCTACGGCCTCGTCCAGGAAATCCCCCAGAAGGAAACCACCCCCTTCTACCCGCGCTCCCCCTATGCCGTCGCGAAAATGTATGCCTACTGGATCACCGTAAACTACCGCGAATCCTACGGCATCTATGCCTGCAACGGCATCCTCTTCAACCACGAGTCCCCCCGCCGCGGCGAGACCTTCGTCACCCGCAAGATCACCCGCGCCATGGCGAACATCGCCCAAGGCTTGGAAAAATGCCTTTTCCTCGGGAACATGGACGCCCTCCGCGACTGGGGCCACGCCAAGGACTACGTCCGCATGCAGTGGATGATGCTCCAGCAGGAAACGCCCGACGATTTCGTCATCGCCACCGGCAAGCAGATCTCCGTCCGCGAGTTCGTCCGCATGTCCGCCAAGGAAGCGGGCATCGAACTCGAATTCTCCGGCGCCGGCGTCGATGAGACCGCCACGGTCAGCTCCGCAAATCCGGATCTCGCCCCAGCCGTCAAACCCGGCGATGTGATCGTCCGCGTCGATCCCCGCTACTTCCGCCCTGCGGAGGTTGAGACCCTCCTCGGGGATCCCACCAAGGCCAAGGAAAAGCTCGGCTGGATCCCGGAAATCACCGTCGAGGAAATGTGTGCGGAAATGGTCGCCTCCGACCTCAACACCGCCCGCCAGAACTCCCTCCTCAAATCCCACGGCCACCACATCCCGGTCTCCAAGGAGTAG
- a CDS encoding DUF86 domain-containing protein: MIDDIDLNKAAIIRRCLRRIAEEYRNDPGRLDDFTAQDSIVLNLLRACEAAIDLAMHRVAQGRLGIPQSSRDAFELLAQNGMLGAPSATAMKHMVGFRNIAVHSYQHIQLPILQAILEKHLIDFESYLTELSL, from the coding sequence ATGATCGACGACATCGACCTGAACAAAGCCGCGATCATCCGCCGTTGCCTCAGGCGCATCGCGGAGGAATACCGGAACGATCCAGGCCGCCTGGATGATTTCACCGCACAGGACTCCATTGTGTTGAACCTGCTCCGCGCCTGCGAGGCCGCCATCGATCTCGCCATGCACCGCGTCGCCCAAGGACGCCTTGGCATCCCACAATCCAGCCGGGACGCATTCGAGCTCCTGGCTCAAAACGGCATGCTCGGCGCCCCTTCCGCGACCGCGATGAAGCACATGGTCGGATTCCGGAACATCGCGGTGCACAGCTACCAACACATCCAACTGCCTATCCTCCAGGCAATCCTCGAAAAGCACTTGATCGATTTTGAATCTTATCTCACTGAGCTTTCGCTCTAG
- the cysD gene encoding sulfate adenylyltransferase subunit CysD: protein MPNYNLSHLDQLEAEAIFILRETAAQFENPALLFSGGKDSIVMAWLAKKAFWPARPPFPLVHVDTGHNFDETMHYRDEFVKLLRAQLVVGYVQESIDTGRVTEETGPNASRNKLQTVTLLDTLEKHQYDAALGGGRRDEEKARAKERFFSHRDDFGQWDPKNQRPELWNLFNGRKNPGEHFRVFPLSNFTEMDIWMYIKRENIPLPSIYFAHEREIFERNGTLLAVTDFLKPQDHETVTKEVVRFRTIGDATCTGAVRSSASNLDEVIAEVAAARQTERGTRSDDKRSETAMEDRKKEGYF, encoded by the coding sequence ATGCCCAACTACAACCTTTCCCACCTCGACCAGCTCGAAGCCGAGGCCATTTTCATCCTCCGGGAAACCGCCGCCCAATTCGAGAACCCCGCCCTCCTGTTTTCCGGCGGCAAGGACTCGATCGTCATGGCATGGCTTGCGAAAAAAGCCTTCTGGCCCGCCCGTCCGCCTTTCCCGCTCGTCCATGTCGATACCGGCCACAATTTCGACGAGACCATGCACTACCGCGATGAGTTCGTGAAACTCCTGCGCGCCCAGCTCGTCGTCGGCTACGTGCAGGAATCGATCGACACCGGCCGGGTCACCGAGGAAACCGGCCCCAACGCCTCCCGCAACAAGCTCCAGACCGTCACCCTCCTCGACACCCTCGAGAAACACCAGTACGATGCCGCGCTGGGCGGAGGCCGCCGCGACGAGGAAAAAGCCCGCGCCAAGGAACGCTTCTTCTCCCACCGCGACGACTTCGGCCAGTGGGATCCCAAAAACCAGCGCCCCGAGCTCTGGAACCTCTTCAACGGCCGCAAGAACCCCGGGGAGCACTTCCGCGTCTTCCCGCTCTCCAATTTCACCGAAATGGACATCTGGATGTACATCAAGCGCGAGAACATCCCCCTCCCCTCCATCTACTTCGCCCATGAGCGCGAGATCTTTGAGCGCAACGGCACCCTCCTCGCCGTCACCGATTTCCTCAAACCCCAGGATCACGAAACCGTCACCAAGGAAGTCGTCCGCTTCCGCACCATCGGCGACGCCACCTGCACCGGCGCCGTCCGCTCCTCCGCCTCAAACCTCGACGAGGTCATCGCCGAGGTCGCCGCCGCCCGCCAGACCGAGCGCGGCACCCGCTCCGACGATAAACGCTCGGAAACAGCCATGGAAGACAGGAAGAAAGAAGGATACTTCTGA
- the cysN gene encoding sulfate adenylyltransferase subunit CysN, producing the protein MDLLRFTTAGSVDDGKSTLIGRLLYDSKSIFEDQLEAMEESSRRRGDENVNLALLTDGLKAEREQGITIDVAYRYFATPKRKFIIADTPGHTQYTRNMVTGASTANLAIILIDARKGVIEQTKRHSFIANLLRIQHLVVAVNKMDLVDYSQEVFDNIVRDFREFASRLDNIVDITAIPISALNGDNVVEKSAHMPWYEGSTFLYHLENVYVGGEENHVDARFPVQWVIRPMSDEWHDFRGYAGRVAGGVFKPGDEVTVLPSGFKTHVKAIHSPDGEKTEAFAPQSVCLTLTEEIDISRGDTLVKSNNPPKVAQDIEAMVCWFSNKPMPPRAKLIIRHTTQETKAIIQEVKYQVDVNTLHKIEGVDSLSMNDIGRITLRTAVPLIHDSYRRNRNTGSFILIDPGTNETVAAGMIV; encoded by the coding sequence ATGGACCTTCTAAGATTCACCACCGCCGGCTCCGTAGATGACGGCAAATCCACCCTCATCGGCCGGCTCCTCTACGATTCCAAATCGATTTTCGAGGACCAGCTCGAGGCCATGGAGGAATCCTCGCGCCGCCGCGGCGATGAAAATGTCAACCTCGCCCTCCTCACCGACGGCCTGAAGGCGGAGCGCGAGCAGGGCATCACCATCGATGTCGCCTACCGCTACTTTGCCACGCCCAAGCGCAAGTTCATCATCGCGGACACCCCCGGCCACACCCAGTACACGCGCAACATGGTCACCGGTGCCTCGACCGCCAACCTCGCCATCATCCTCATCGACGCGCGCAAGGGCGTCATCGAACAGACGAAACGCCACTCCTTCATCGCCAACCTGCTCCGCATCCAGCACCTCGTCGTCGCCGTCAACAAGATGGACCTCGTCGACTACTCACAGGAGGTCTTCGACAACATCGTCCGGGACTTCCGCGAGTTCGCCTCCCGCCTCGACAACATCGTCGACATCACCGCCATCCCCATCTCCGCGCTCAACGGCGACAACGTCGTCGAGAAATCCGCACACATGCCCTGGTATGAAGGCTCCACTTTCCTCTACCATCTGGAAAACGTCTATGTCGGCGGGGAGGAGAACCACGTCGATGCCCGCTTTCCGGTCCAATGGGTCATCCGCCCCATGTCAGATGAATGGCACGACTTCCGCGGCTACGCTGGCCGCGTCGCCGGCGGGGTCTTCAAGCCCGGCGATGAAGTGACCGTCCTCCCCTCCGGATTCAAGACCCACGTCAAGGCCATCCACTCGCCCGACGGCGAGAAAACCGAGGCCTTCGCCCCACAATCCGTCTGCCTCACCCTCACCGAGGAAATCGATATCTCCCGCGGCGATACGCTCGTGAAATCCAACAACCCGCCCAAGGTCGCACAGGACATCGAGGCCATGGTCTGCTGGTTCTCCAACAAGCCCATGCCGCCCCGCGCCAAGCTCATCATCCGCCACACCACCCAGGAAACGAAAGCCATCATCCAGGAAGTGAAATATCAGGTCGATGTCAACACCCTCCACAAGATCGAGGGAGTCGATTCCCTCTCCATGAACGACATCGGCCGCATCACCCTCCGCACCGCCGTCCCCCTCATCCACGACTCCTACCGCCGCAACCGCAACACCGGTTCCTTCATCCTCATCGACCCCGGCACCAACGAAACCGTGGCCGCAGGCATGATCGTCTAG
- a CDS encoding VTT domain-containing protein encodes MTLPKRNIAILTALGAIAAITGGIILARNPDLIRQALSIVDVISAWCTTHPAFLFLAIVLLPGFGFPASPLIVLAGVVWGSTWQTCAITIAAVALNMAWTHFLAAGPARAIVIRLLGERWQRWKNIHPDNLRRLTILFRITPGIPFFIQNYVLGLLGVPFLTYISISVPLNGIFVIGFVLTGGAIFEGDLGMVAAGISILIAAALGLGFLRSKLKASRKIQSTT; translated from the coding sequence ATGACCCTCCCAAAACGAAACATCGCGATTCTTACCGCCTTGGGAGCGATTGCGGCCATTACAGGAGGAATCATCCTGGCACGAAATCCCGATCTAATCAGGCAAGCGCTTTCGATCGTGGATGTCATCAGCGCATGGTGCACCACCCACCCCGCTTTTCTCTTTCTTGCGATTGTCCTTTTGCCCGGCTTCGGCTTCCCCGCAAGCCCGCTCATTGTTCTCGCCGGGGTTGTCTGGGGCAGCACATGGCAGACCTGCGCCATCACCATCGCCGCCGTCGCGCTGAACATGGCATGGACGCATTTCCTCGCCGCAGGCCCAGCCAGAGCCATTGTGATCCGCCTGCTCGGTGAGCGCTGGCAGAGGTGGAAGAACATCCACCCGGATAACCTCCGACGCTTGACCATCCTCTTCCGGATCACGCCCGGCATCCCCTTCTTCATCCAGAACTACGTGCTCGGACTGCTGGGAGTCCCTTTCCTTACCTACATCTCCATTTCCGTCCCGCTCAACGGCATCTTCGTCATCGGCTTCGTGCTCACGGGAGGAGCCATCTTCGAAGGGGATCTGGGAATGGTCGCTGCCGGCATCTCCATCCTGATCGCCGCCGCACTGGGACTCGGCTTTCTCCGAAGCAAACTCAAGGCGTCCCGGAAAATACAATCCACAACTTGA
- a CDS encoding nucleotidyl transferase AbiEii/AbiGii toxin family protein encodes MDFGQTLPTVVSAFQRSKLHFALIGGLAISFHGIQRSTLDADFILLMDDLKEAHIILLKLGYNREFHSENVSHYISPDPALGRIDILHALRPIAEGMILRAKQFPLTPEHTIPVADVEDIIGLKIQAACNDPSRHRSDWNDIHSLIEHSAQNSLRLDWPRLADYLDLFDLAETLPELRLTYASALRQGM; translated from the coding sequence ATGGACTTCGGCCAAACCCTCCCCACGGTCGTCTCCGCCTTCCAGCGCTCCAAACTCCATTTTGCCCTGATCGGAGGTCTCGCGATCAGTTTTCACGGGATACAGCGCTCCACCTTGGATGCAGATTTCATCCTGCTCATGGATGACCTCAAGGAGGCGCACATCATTCTGCTGAAACTCGGCTACAACCGCGAATTCCACTCCGAAAACGTTTCCCACTACATCTCCCCGGATCCCGCATTGGGTAGAATCGATATTCTCCACGCCCTACGCCCCATTGCAGAGGGGATGATCTTGCGGGCCAAGCAGTTCCCCCTCACCCCGGAACACACCATTCCCGTCGCCGACGTTGAGGACATTATTGGCCTCAAGATCCAAGCCGCCTGCAACGATCCCTCCCGGCACCGGTCGGACTGGAACGACATCCACTCCCTCATCGAACACTCCGCACAGAACAGCCTCCGGTTGGATTGGCCTCGCCTCGCCGATTACCTGGATCTGTTTGATCTCGCGGAAACACTCCCCGAACTCCGACTGACCTATGCCTCGGCTCTCAGACAAGGAATGTGA
- the vanZ gene encoding VanZ family protein, producing the protein MPSRKKDLIRATAYGFAAFLIITVVIADSGHGKQWWPFLDHIPYGDKLGHIGLFGTLGFLCNLAFPNKRPSRLPSFITKTSLVLLVIVSLEELSQAFIPYRNLDLKDWIADLIGLSLGQLAATTLSQRTNSNPSSHVED; encoded by the coding sequence ATGCCCAGCCGCAAGAAAGACCTCATCCGCGCCACAGCATACGGATTCGCCGCATTCCTGATCATAACGGTGGTCATCGCCGACAGCGGGCATGGCAAGCAATGGTGGCCCTTCCTCGATCACATCCCCTACGGCGACAAACTCGGCCACATCGGCCTCTTCGGAACACTCGGCTTCCTCTGCAACCTCGCCTTCCCTAACAAGCGCCCTTCCCGGCTGCCCTCCTTCATCACCAAGACAAGCCTCGTCCTGCTAGTGATCGTCTCCCTCGAGGAGCTATCCCAGGCTTTCATCCCCTACCGCAACCTCGATCTGAAAGACTGGATCGCGGATCTCATCGGCCTCAGCCTCGGGCAACTGGCCGCCACCACACTAAGCCAACGCACCAACTCCAACCCTTCCTCTCACGTCGAAGATTGA
- a CDS encoding nucleotidyltransferase domain-containing protein has product MPRISEKQRLQLIEALAAFKPAVIYLFGSFGTPSQHQGSDMDIAFLPSVATDPVACFRIAGELTELFGRQVDLVNLTQASTVFAKEVLRTGTPIAADSPALQQQFEMLTLADYARLNEERQAVLAS; this is encoded by the coding sequence ATGCCCCGCATCTCCGAAAAGCAGCGACTCCAGCTCATTGAGGCTCTAGCAGCCTTCAAACCGGCGGTGATTTATCTTTTCGGCTCCTTCGGCACGCCTTCGCAACATCAGGGAAGCGACATGGACATCGCCTTTCTTCCTTCTGTTGCCACGGATCCCGTCGCATGCTTCCGGATTGCCGGGGAACTCACGGAGCTATTTGGAAGGCAGGTCGATCTCGTTAACCTGACCCAGGCCAGCACCGTATTTGCGAAAGAAGTCCTCCGAACGGGAACCCCTATCGCCGCCGACTCACCAGCGCTACAACAGCAATTCGAAATGTTGACGCTGGCGGACTACGCCCGTCTCAACGAAGAGCGCCAAGCCGTTCTCGCATCATGA